One Solanum pennellii chromosome 10, SPENNV200 genomic region harbors:
- the LOC107032591 gene encoding BTB/POZ domain-containing protein NPY2-like, which yields MKFMKLGSKPDTFQSDGKNIRYAASELDSDIVVSVGDVKFHLHKFPLLSKSARLQKMVTNSSEGDGDEVHIHDVPGGPTAFEMCVKFCYGMTVTLNAYNVIAARCAAEYLGMDETVEKGNLIYKIDVFLHSTIFRSWKDSIIFLQTTKSRLPLCEEVKLISHCTDAIASKTSIDVHKVDWSYTYNRTKIPEENGNGPNSNGLRSRVVPNDWWVDDLCELEIDLYKRVMVNIKNKGIVSSEVIGESIKAYTLRRFPGFRKGVCQFSDVSRSRSILDTVVCLLPAEKGSVSCSFLLKLLKASISVDSGEKVKAELVKRIGQQLEEASVNALLIRATDGEATMYDVHVFHKILENFVMHNEDLKTQSEDGNEIPGVLSEASKLMVAKLVDGYLTEIAKDRNLPLAIFVGLAEMVTDFPRPSHDSLYRAIDIYLKEHPGISKNDRKRICCLMDCKKLSVDACTHAVQNDRLPSRVVVQVLFFEQVRANASSGSSTPDLPKAIRDLTSASYGSSRSAITNTENSEVTASAEELRALKEELAALRLANGGLNGDTKRHVDKATNGRMKSILSSKKIFTKIWSSKGRRKQGENSGLDSPDSLEEAKYTPSRKGRYSVS from the exons ATGAAGTTCATGAAACTTGGATCCAAACCTGATACATTTCAGTCAGATGGGAAAAATATCAG ATATGCTGCTTCAGAATTGGATTCTGATATCGTTGTTAGTGTAGGAGACGTGAAGTTTCATCTGCATAAG TTCCCTCTTCTGTCGAAGAGTGCTCGTTTGCAAAAGATGGTTACAAACTCAAGTGAAGGAGATGGTGATGAAGTTCACATTCATGACGTTCCGGGAGGACCTACTGCCTTTGAAATGTGTGTCAAGTTTTGTTACGGTATGACAGTTACACTGAATGCTTATAATGTCATAGCAGCAAGGTGCGCTGCAGAGTATCTTGGAATGGATGAGACTGTTGAGAAAGGAAATCTTATTTACAAGATTGATGTTTTCTTACACTCGACCATTTTCCGAAGCTGGAAAGATTCGATAATATTTCTTCAGACCACTAAATCTAGGTTACCTCTGTGTGAGGAAGTGAAGTTGATCAGCCACTGTACTGATGCTATAGCATCCAAGACGTCTATTGATGTTCACAAGGTTGATTGGTCTTATACCTATAACCGGACCAAGATACCAGAGGAAAATGGAAATGGTCCTAACTCGAATGGACTTAGAAGCCGTGTCGTGCCAAATGATTGGTGGGTTGATGACTTATGTGAGCTTGAAATAGATCTTTATAAACGGGTTATGGTCAACATAAAGAACAAAGGGATTGTTTCCTCCGAAGTGATTGGAGAATCTATTAAAGCTTATACTTTGAGAAGGTTCCCGGGCTTTAGGAAGGGTGTTTGCCAGTTCAGTGATGTGTCCAGATCGCGCTCAATATTGGATACGGTTGTATGTCTATTACCTGCTGAAAAAGGTAGTGTCTCTTGTAGTTTCTTGTTGAAATTGCTAAAAGCATCCATTTCCGTAGATTCTGGAGAAAAGGTAAAGGCAGAGCTTGTAAAAAGAATAGGACAGCAACTGGAGGAGGCTTCTGTTAATGCTCTTTTGATTCGAGCTACAGATGGGGAAGCGACTATGTATGATGTCCATGTCTTCCACAAGATACTAGAGAACTTTGTGATGCATAACGAGGATTTGAAAACTCAGTCTGAAGATGGTAATGAAATTCCAGGGGTTTTATCAGAAGCTTCAAAGCTTATGGTGGCGAAGCTAGTAGATGGATACCTTACAGAAATTGCCAAGGATCGTAATCTCCCTTTGGCAATATTTGTTGGTCTAGCAGAGATGGTAACAGACTTCCCTCGCCCTAGTCATGACAGCCTTTATCGAGCAATTGATATATACCTCAAG GAGCACCCTGGGATCAGCAAGAATGACAGAAAGAGAATTTGCTGTTTGATGGATTGCAAGAAGCTCTCAGTTGATGCATGTACACATGCTGTGCAAAATGACAGACTTCCATCACGTGTTGTCGTACAAGTTCTCTTCTTTGAGCAAGTCAGGGCCAATGCATCATCGGGGAGTAGCACTCCGGATCTTCCCAAAGCTATTAGAGACCTCACTAGTGCTTCATATGGGAGCTCAAGGTCCGCGATAACAAATACAGAGAATTCGGAGGTTACAGCCTCTGCAGAAGAACTGAGGGCTTTGAAAGAGGAGTTGGCAGCCTTAAGATTGGCAAATGGAGGACTAAATGGTGATACCAAACGTCACGTTGACAAGGCTACCAATGGTAGAATGAAAAGTATACTTTCATCAAAGAAGATATTTACAAAAATTTGGTCAAGCAAAGGCAGGAGGAAACAAGGGGAAAATAGTGGCTTAGATTCACCTGACAGCTTAGAAGAAGCTAAGTACACACCTTCAAGAAAAGGAAGATATTCAGTTTCTTAA
- the LOC107032407 gene encoding histone deacetylase 6, with product MATGTSSSSSLPADEEEDEILMLYGSESGWVEAKSHCDHLASLSSDLTHIPTPDTPCNRCQHPAENWLCLCCKEVLCSRFVNKHMLEHHKLTDHSLALSFSDLSVWCFSCNAYLDAQVIMPLRSVHFTAYVLKFNEPPPLRAVECVHITDNKADGSSTFGN from the exons ATGGCAACTGGAACTTCTTCATCGTCTTCACTTCCTgctgatgaagaagaagatgagatACTGATGCTATACGGGTCCGAATCAGGTTGGGTTGAGGCCAAAAGTCACTGTGATCACCTGGCTTCTTTGTCCTCTGATCTCACCCATATTCCAACTCCTGATACTCCTTGCAACAG GTGCCAACATCCAGCAGAGAACTGGCTATGTTTGTGCTGCAAGGAGGTTCTTTGCAGTCGATTTGTTAATAAGCACATGCTCGAGCATCACAAGCTGACTGATCACTCTTTAGCCCTCAGCTTTAG TGATCTATCAGTATGGTGTTTCTCCTGCAATGCGTATTTAGATGCTCAAGTTATAATGCCGTTGCGGTCTGTTCATTTCACTGCCTACGTACTGAAGTTTAATGAGCCTCCACCTTTACGAGCAGTGGAGTGTGTACATATTACAGATAACAAAGCAGACGGTTCTTCTACTTTTGGGAACTAA
- the LOC107032375 gene encoding probable polyamine transporter At3g19553, whose translation MVNDIKKNPKLTLLPLIALIFYDVSGGPFGIEDSVKAGGGPLLSLLGFLIFPLFWSIPEALITAELSTSFPQNGGYVIWISSAFGPFWGFQQGFWKWFSGVMDTALYPLLFLDYLKHSLPIFTHLIARIPALLAIAVSLTYLNYRGLHIVGFSSVLLASFSLLPFLVMGILSIPRIKTRKWFVVDFKKVEWRGYFNNLFWNLNYWDKASTVAGEVDDPSRTFPKALLGAVVLVVLSYIIPLLAGTGALDSDSSEWSDGYFAEVGMLIGGLWLKWWIQAAAAMSNMGLFEAEMSSDAYQLLGMSEIGMLPSVFSSRSKYGTPTISILCSATGTILLSWMTFQEILEFLNFLYSIGMLLEFAAFINLRIKKPDLHRPYKVPLQTVGAMLLCLPPSLLLLFVMYLASLKTFIVSGSIIIVGLFLYPAVMYAKEKQWCHFNTSEQLGLSNDLEDRSSPTELDQIVADDASLSLLGHSKTLQDSKTSSQEISTVD comes from the exons ATGGTGAATGATATTAAGAAAAACCCAAAATTAACTTTATTACCTCTTATTGCTCTCATTTTCTATGATGTTTCAGGTGGACCTTTTGGTATTGAAGATTCAGTTAAAGCTGGTGGTGGCCCTTTATTATCTTTACTTGGTTTCTtgattttccctttattttggAGCATACCTGAAGCTCTAATCACAGCTGAATTATCCACAAGTTTCCCTCAAAATGGTGGTTATGTCATATGGATATCATCAGCTTTTGGCCCTTTTTGGGGTTTTCAACAAGGGTTTTGGAAATGGTTTAGTGGTGTTATGGATACTGCTCTATATCCATTACTCTTCCTTGATTACTTGAAGCATTCTTTACCCATATTTACTCATTTAATTGCTAGAATCCCTGCTTTGTTAGCAATTGCAGTTTCATTAACCTATTTGAATTATAGAGGACTGCATATTGTTGGTTTTTCCTCTGTTTTACTTGCAAGCTTTTCGCTTTTACCCTTTTTAGTAATGGGGATTCTATCGATTCCTAGGATTAAGACAAGAAAGTGGTTTGTTGTCgattttaaaaaagttgaatGGAGGGGATACTTTAACAACTTGTTTTGGAATTTGAATTACTGGGATAAGGCTAGTACTGTAGCAGGGGAGGTTGATGATCCTAGTAGAACGTTTCCAAAGGCGTTGCTCGGGGCTGTGGTTTTAGTGGTTTTGTCTTACATAATTCCACTTCTTGCCGGTACAGGAGCGTTGGATTCTGATTCTAGTGAGTGGAGTGATGGTTATTTTGCAGAAGTTGGAATGCTTATTGGGGGTTTATGGTTAAAATGGTGGATTCAGGCTGCTGCTGCAATGTCTAATATGGGGTTGTTTGAAGCTGAAATGAGTAGTGATGCCTACCAACTTCTTGGGATGAGCGAAATCGGAATGCTTCCTTCTGTATTTTCTTCAAG ATCAAAATATGGGACACCAACTATCAGCATCTTATGCTCTGCAACCGGAACAATCCTCCTGTCATGGATGACGTTTCAAGAAATCTTGGAATTTCTTAACTTCCTCTATTCAATAGGAATGCTTCTTGAGTTTGCAGCCTTCATAAATTTAAGGATAAAGAAGCCAGATCTTCATAGACCTTATAAGGTCCCGTTGCAAACAGTTGGAGCAATGCTGCTTTGCCTGCCACCTTCTCTGTTGCTTCTCTTTGTCATGTATCTGGCTTCTTTAAAGACGTTTATAGTAAGTGGCTCAATCATTATTGTAGGACTGTTCTTGTATCCTGCTGTGATGTATGCAAAGGAGAAACAATGGTGTCATTTTAATACAAGTGAACAATTGGGACTTTCTAATGATCTTGAGGACCGATCATCACCTACTGAACTTGATCAGATTGTTGCTGATGATGCATCTCTTAGCCTACTCGGACACTCTAAGACACTACAAGATTCCAAAACTTCTTCACAGGAAATTTCAACAGTGGATTAG